From a region of the Citricoccus muralis genome:
- a CDS encoding DEAD/DEAH box helicase, with translation MAPSADNTTGRPSPAERYAAAKRRAADARTELGRFTTTLGFELDPFQAEACRELEAGNGVLVAAPTGAGKTVVGEFAIHLALTHGQKAFYTTPIKALSNQKFQELVATYGADRVGLLTGDTAINSEAEVVVMTTEVLRNMLYADSDTLTNLAYVVMDEVHYLADRFRGAVWEEVIIHLPEHVQLVSLSATVSNAEEFGAWLDTVRGSTSVVVSEHRPVPLWQYVMAGNQLYDLFATEVAFDEVAPVSDDPASDAQPAPEPKDTSGGRLVLNPELARLAEDQRRREERSDWGRPGRSTYRGGRGGPRGRGGGKTGGGRSGGRDGGGSGRQPRDRRRSGPAPYGRDERTATTRYDAGAAGPSQGSSSGGRQGEPQRHPGQLRISRPGMVRVLEREGLLPCITFIFSRAGCDGAVEQCLAVGLDLTTPGEKQRIQAMVDEAGQSLPAEDLDVLGFWGWRDGLSRGFAAHHAGMLPPFKEVVEKLFGLGLVKVVFATETLALGVNMPARTVVLEKLEKYNGEAHVNITAGEYTQLTGRAGRRGIDVEGHGVVLWRPGLDPAAVAGLASRRTYPLNSSFRPTYNMSVNLIAQFGLERSRTILESSFAQFQADRSVVGLAREVRTREQSLAGYEQSMTCHLGDYTEYARLRKELSEAEKDSSKGRNRARQRAVKDSLANLLPGDIIEVPGPRRLGTAVVVFPAGNPANPRVGIITQEAQLRRIGTDDVTEPVDPVGGARLPQNIQVKTPTQRKDIAAAMRTALREHRPAPGQRTAAGFRFQDDGSTGRVEDLRRQLERHPCHGCKDREDHARWAERWWKLRREIDQLAARIQGRTNTIAKAFDRLVGLLTTYGYVAVGDGTRTVPGAVAGTEDSPGVTAAGQTLRRIYGERDLLTSLVLEDGLADGLDPEELAGLAALLVFQAKGAENVGIPQMPTPALQHVLEGTAEHWYELQLAERGAQLEPTAEPDPGLVWPIHRWARGRNLRDTLKGTDLAAGDFVRWARQVIDLLDQLAKVPGRPGLSGQCRRATDLVRRGVVAYSGVDSLEG, from the coding sequence ATGGCACCTTCCGCGGACAACACCACCGGCCGGCCGAGCCCCGCGGAGCGCTACGCGGCCGCCAAGCGCCGGGCCGCAGACGCCCGGACCGAACTGGGCCGGTTCACCACCACCCTGGGTTTCGAGTTGGACCCGTTCCAGGCTGAGGCCTGCCGCGAACTCGAGGCCGGCAACGGCGTCCTGGTGGCCGCCCCGACCGGCGCCGGCAAGACGGTGGTCGGCGAGTTCGCCATCCACCTCGCCCTGACCCACGGCCAGAAGGCCTTCTACACCACCCCGATCAAGGCCCTGAGCAACCAGAAGTTCCAGGAGCTTGTGGCGACCTACGGGGCCGACCGGGTGGGACTGCTGACGGGGGACACTGCCATCAACTCCGAGGCCGAGGTGGTGGTGATGACCACCGAGGTGCTGCGGAACATGCTCTACGCCGATTCCGACACGCTGACGAACCTGGCCTATGTGGTCATGGACGAGGTCCACTATCTGGCCGACCGGTTCCGTGGGGCCGTGTGGGAGGAGGTCATCATCCATCTCCCCGAGCACGTGCAACTCGTCTCCCTGTCCGCGACCGTGTCCAATGCGGAGGAGTTCGGTGCCTGGCTGGACACGGTGCGCGGCTCCACCTCGGTGGTCGTCTCCGAGCACCGCCCCGTGCCGCTGTGGCAGTACGTGATGGCCGGCAACCAGCTCTACGACCTCTTCGCCACCGAGGTGGCCTTCGACGAGGTCGCCCCCGTCAGCGACGACCCCGCCTCGGACGCCCAGCCCGCGCCGGAGCCAAAGGACACCTCGGGTGGCCGCCTGGTGCTGAATCCCGAGCTGGCGCGCCTGGCCGAGGACCAGCGACGCCGCGAGGAACGCAGTGACTGGGGGCGTCCTGGCCGCAGCACCTACCGCGGCGGCCGGGGTGGTCCCCGAGGCCGCGGCGGCGGCAAGACCGGCGGGGGCAGGAGCGGCGGCCGGGACGGCGGCGGTTCCGGACGCCAGCCGCGGGACCGCCGGCGGTCCGGACCGGCCCCCTACGGCCGGGACGAGCGCACCGCCACCACCCGGTACGACGCCGGCGCGGCCGGCCCTTCGCAGGGGTCCTCGAGCGGTGGACGGCAGGGGGAGCCCCAGCGTCACCCCGGGCAGCTGCGCATCTCCCGCCCCGGGATGGTCCGGGTGCTCGAACGGGAGGGACTGTTGCCCTGCATCACGTTCATCTTCTCCCGGGCCGGGTGTGACGGTGCCGTGGAGCAGTGCCTGGCCGTCGGGCTGGACCTGACGACGCCAGGGGAGAAGCAGCGGATCCAGGCGATGGTGGACGAGGCCGGTCAGTCCCTGCCGGCTGAGGACCTGGACGTCCTGGGCTTCTGGGGCTGGCGTGACGGGTTGTCCCGGGGGTTCGCGGCCCACCACGCCGGGATGCTCCCGCCCTTCAAGGAAGTGGTGGAGAAGCTCTTCGGCCTCGGCCTCGTCAAGGTCGTCTTCGCCACGGAGACCCTCGCGCTGGGGGTCAACATGCCCGCGCGGACCGTGGTGCTGGAGAAGCTCGAGAAGTACAACGGCGAGGCGCACGTGAACATCACGGCAGGGGAGTACACCCAGCTGACGGGGCGTGCCGGGCGGCGCGGCATCGACGTGGAGGGCCATGGGGTGGTCCTCTGGCGTCCGGGCCTGGACCCGGCGGCCGTGGCCGGGCTGGCCTCCCGCCGTACCTATCCGCTGAACTCCTCGTTCCGCCCCACCTACAACATGTCCGTCAACCTCATCGCCCAGTTCGGCCTCGAGCGCTCCCGGACCATCCTGGAGTCCTCCTTCGCCCAGTTCCAGGCGGACCGCTCGGTGGTCGGCCTGGCCCGGGAGGTCCGAACCCGGGAACAGTCCCTGGCCGGCTATGAACAGTCCATGACCTGCCATCTCGGCGACTACACGGAGTACGCCCGGTTGCGCAAGGAGCTCTCGGAGGCAGAGAAGGATTCGTCGAAGGGCCGCAACCGGGCCCGCCAACGGGCCGTCAAGGACTCCCTGGCCAATCTGTTGCCGGGGGACATCATCGAGGTGCCCGGCCCGCGACGGCTGGGCACCGCCGTCGTCGTGTTCCCTGCCGGGAACCCGGCCAACCCCCGGGTGGGCATCATCACTCAGGAGGCGCAACTGCGCCGGATCGGCACGGATGATGTGACGGAGCCTGTGGACCCGGTCGGTGGGGCGCGATTGCCCCAGAACATCCAGGTCAAGACCCCCACGCAGCGCAAGGACATCGCCGCCGCCATGCGCACCGCCCTGCGCGAGCACCGTCCCGCGCCGGGTCAGCGGACCGCAGCCGGGTTCAGGTTCCAGGACGATGGCAGCACCGGCCGTGTCGAGGACCTGCGGCGCCAGCTCGAACGCCACCCCTGCCACGGCTGCAAGGACCGCGAGGACCACGCCCGCTGGGCCGAACGCTGGTGGAAGCTGCGCCGCGAGATCGACCAGCTGGCCGCCCGGATCCAGGGCCGGACCAACACCATCGCCAAGGCGTTCGACCGGCTCGTGGGCCTGCTGACCACCTACGGCTACGTGGCCGTCGGGGACGGCACCCGGACGGTGCCCGGAGCCGTGGCCGGCACGGAGGACTCACCCGGCGTCACCGCCGCCGGGCAGACCCTGCGGCGCATCTACGGTGAACGGGACCTGCTGACCTCCCTGGTGCTGGAGGACGGCCTGGCGGACGGGCTCGACCCGGAGGAACTGGCCGGCCTCGCCGCCCTGCTCGTGTTCCAGGCCAAGGGGGCCGAGAACGTCGGGATCCCGCAGATGCCCACCCCCGCCCTCCAGCACGTGCTGGAGGGCACCGCCGAGCACTGGTATGAACTTCAGCTGGCCGAACGCGGCGCCCAACTCGAGCCGACCGCGGAGCCGGATCCCGGACTGGTCTGGCCCATCCACCGGTGGGCCCGCGGCCGGAACCTGAGGGACACTCTCAAGGGCACCGACCTCGCGGCAGGCGACTTCGTCCGGTGGGCGCGCCAGGTGATCGACCTGCTGGACCAGCTGGCCAAGGTGCCCGGCCGCCCCGGGCTCTCCGGCCAGTGCCGACGTGCTACGGATCTCGTCCGTCGTGGCGTCGTCGCCTACTCGGGTGTGGATAGTCTGGAGGGATGA
- the tatC gene encoding twin-arginine translocase subunit TatC, translating to MTSAPKAARTKRTKVTRAARKNNPAGEMALKDHLKELRNRLIIAGIGLTLGAIVGFIIYQPFFSALIDPVHRLSDEGRIVTVSFSAVGQPFDIMLQVALFVGLVISSPIWLYQVWAFVVPGLKKKEKRYALGFIGAAVPLFVLGVVLGWLVLPEAVQFFVGLSPEGTANVISADVYIPFVLRLFLAFGFALVLPVVLVGLNMIGVLPGKQIIKHWRITVFLIALIAALAAPGSDAITMFYLAMPLILLFGVAIVICLVNDKRRAKRAAKAEQDNEEYLTTGPRPLDEL from the coding sequence ATGACGTCTGCTCCCAAGGCGGCCCGGACGAAGCGCACCAAGGTCACCCGGGCCGCGCGCAAGAACAACCCCGCGGGGGAGATGGCCCTCAAGGACCACCTCAAGGAACTGCGCAACCGCCTCATCATCGCCGGCATCGGCCTGACTCTGGGCGCGATCGTCGGGTTCATCATCTACCAGCCCTTCTTCTCGGCACTGATCGACCCGGTGCACCGGCTCTCCGACGAGGGCCGCATCGTCACGGTGTCCTTCAGTGCCGTGGGGCAGCCGTTCGACATCATGCTGCAGGTCGCCCTGTTCGTGGGGCTGGTCATCTCAAGCCCCATCTGGCTGTACCAGGTCTGGGCCTTCGTGGTGCCGGGGCTGAAGAAGAAGGAGAAGCGCTACGCCCTGGGGTTCATCGGGGCCGCCGTCCCGCTGTTCGTCCTGGGCGTCGTGCTGGGCTGGCTCGTGCTGCCGGAGGCAGTCCAATTCTTCGTGGGGCTGTCCCCGGAGGGCACGGCCAACGTGATCTCGGCGGACGTCTACATCCCCTTCGTGTTGAGGTTGTTCCTGGCCTTCGGCTTCGCCCTCGTGCTGCCCGTGGTGCTCGTCGGCCTGAACATGATCGGCGTCCTCCCCGGTAAGCAGATCATCAAACACTGGCGGATCACCGTCTTCCTGATCGCGCTCATCGCCGCCCTGGCCGCACCGGGATCTGACGCCATCACGATGTTCTACCTGGCGATGCCGCTCATCCTGCTCTTCGGCGTCGCCATCGTCATCTGCCTGGTCAATGACAAGCGGCGGGCCAAGCGTGCCGCGAAGGCCGAGCAGGACAACGAGGAGTACCTCACCACGGGCCCGAGGCCTCTCGACGAGCTGTAG
- a CDS encoding SPFH domain-containing protein: MEVLIVLIVVAVLVAIILIRAVRIVPQARTGIVERLGKYQATKGAGLTLMIPFIDRMRPLIDMREQVVSFPPQPVITEDNLVVSIDTVVYFQVNDAKAATYEINNYIHAVEQLTTTTLRNVVGGMNLEQALTSRDSINNQLRGVLDEATGKWGLRVSRVELKAIDPPLSIQDSMEKQMRAERDRRAAILTAEGTKQAEILTAEGQRQSAILEAEGDAQSRILRANAEAEAIHVVFEAIHEGRPDPDLLAYKYLETLPKIAEGDANTMWVIPAELTDALGRLGDAFGGSGAGAGVPGLQSPSRNSESGSADGSDEADDEDRQGEVTAGARRRRREPRPTTAAELNESSQSVAKIVDTPLEEALAPPAILEDEHSETAERALRATSAPADLPSRPARTPGQDTGPDPEQTPEPEPGQGSHPA; the protein is encoded by the coding sequence GTGGAAGTCCTCATCGTGCTCATAGTCGTCGCGGTCCTCGTGGCAATCATCCTGATCCGAGCGGTGCGCATCGTGCCCCAGGCGCGGACCGGCATCGTGGAACGCCTGGGCAAGTACCAGGCGACCAAGGGCGCCGGCCTGACCCTGATGATCCCCTTCATCGACCGCATGCGTCCGCTCATCGACATGCGTGAACAGGTGGTGTCCTTCCCGCCGCAACCGGTGATCACGGAGGACAACCTCGTGGTGTCCATCGATACGGTGGTGTATTTCCAGGTCAACGACGCCAAGGCCGCGACCTACGAGATCAACAACTACATCCATGCCGTGGAGCAGCTGACCACCACCACGTTGCGCAACGTGGTGGGTGGCATGAACCTGGAACAGGCCCTCACCAGCCGTGACTCGATCAACAACCAGCTGCGCGGGGTGCTGGACGAGGCCACCGGCAAGTGGGGCCTGCGCGTCTCCCGTGTGGAGCTCAAGGCGATTGACCCGCCCCTGTCCATCCAAGACTCCATGGAGAAGCAGATGCGGGCCGAGCGTGATCGCCGCGCCGCCATCCTGACCGCGGAGGGCACCAAGCAGGCCGAGATCCTCACCGCCGAGGGCCAGCGACAGTCCGCCATCCTCGAGGCGGAGGGCGACGCCCAGTCCCGCATCCTGCGGGCCAACGCGGAGGCCGAGGCGATCCACGTGGTCTTCGAGGCCATTCATGAGGGCCGTCCGGACCCGGATCTGCTGGCCTACAAGTACCTGGAGACCCTGCCGAAGATCGCCGAGGGCGACGCCAATACGATGTGGGTCATCCCCGCCGAACTCACCGATGCCCTCGGCCGCCTGGGAGACGCCTTCGGCGGTTCCGGCGCCGGCGCGGGGGTCCCCGGTCTGCAGTCCCCGTCTCGGAACTCCGAGTCCGGCTCCGCCGACGGCTCGGATGAGGCGGACGACGAGGACCGGCAGGGTGAGGTGACCGCCGGTGCCCGGCGCCGGCGTCGTGAACCCCGTCCGACCACGGCTGCGGAGCTGAACGAGTCGAGCCAGAGCGTGGCCAAGATCGTCGACACCCCGCTGGAGGAGGCGTTGGCACCGCCCGCCATCCTCGAGGACGAGCACTCGGAGACGGCGGAACGTGCGCTCCGGGCGACGTCCGCCCCTGCCGACCTTCCCTCCCGGCCGGCACGGACCCCGGGTCAGGACACCGGGCCGGATCCTGAGCAGACACCGGAGCCGGAACCGGGCCAGGGTAGCCACCCGGCCTGA
- a CDS encoding RNA polymerase-binding protein RbpA codes for MSDRSLRGMRLGAQSMESEAGVEPAPRQRVEYRCEDGEKVLVTFATDADIPPTWTSKTGKVAFLVNGDKPNESDAKPVRTHWDMLLERRSIEELEDTLKGQLDKLRERRGEKVS; via the coding sequence ATGAGCGACCGTAGCCTGCGCGGCATGCGCCTTGGTGCCCAGTCCATGGAGTCCGAGGCCGGAGTCGAGCCCGCACCGCGCCAGCGGGTCGAGTACCGCTGTGAGGACGGGGAGAAGGTTCTCGTCACCTTCGCCACCGATGCGGATATTCCGCCGACCTGGACCTCCAAGACCGGCAAGGTGGCCTTCCTCGTCAACGGTGACAAGCCGAACGAGTCCGATGCCAAGCCCGTGCGCACCCATTGGGACATGCTGCTCGAGCGTCGCAGCATCGAGGAGCTGGAGGACACCCTCAAGGGTCAGCTGGACAAGTTGCGCGAACGCCGCGGCGAGAAGGTCTCCTGA
- a CDS encoding helix-turn-helix transcriptional regulator, which translates to MSAASPARSTERIVSLLWVLLASGRRGVTREYLVTSVDAYALSPSAAAFEKMFTRDKEVLKGIGVPLESFTVQDESGFESSEPGGETRYRIDEDRMYLPAVPFTNGERLALMRAESAWAGSETGHAVVRALGRVDAGEDWLEARSGSDHEAFGVRLAGADRYLTELGDMVRDQSVVRFSYRTVNAERAEDRTVRAWALTNPTGVWYLVGWDLDRQQQRTFRLTRFESEPRVAAAGPGHDRAPRRPADFDVQAVHDVVSGQRQSASTVLHLATGRAVHLRIGADPTENSTTVPEGWDEVRVTYTRPAELAGSIAAAGPLARVPDVEDPLRAAVVTLFEGALAAHVAARPDYTLSTPKRRRNRRSDRDKVAAVVDAIGLANQRDGISRAELAERLHVGDRELTAILDELWFCGMPERQFAGQQFEVLEQEGRIHITQAERLSGPLRLSVPEAAALAIGLRAAAGIPGLTDIERQDTASALDKILAVSGPEVEQAGTGIVAGFDFGPFTELAGQLHAAVREQTLLSIDYHSATKDETSTRAVEPLRITSEGGHGYLQAWCSSSDGRRNFRLDRIAAVRETGETFDPRHLPVDDRLFTQHGDEAAVTIHFAHRIRDLAAGFDPERTAVLEDGSVIAEVRLAHADYAHAQAARFGGEFRVLAPQELVESTVDWLQRARTGYVTGNSPSPDVSTGTGPAA; encoded by the coding sequence GTGTCCGCCGCATCGCCTGCGCGCTCCACGGAGCGCATCGTCTCCTTGCTGTGGGTGCTCTTGGCGAGCGGCCGCCGCGGGGTCACCCGCGAGTACCTGGTCACCTCCGTGGACGCCTACGCGCTGTCCCCGTCCGCGGCGGCGTTCGAGAAGATGTTCACCCGTGACAAGGAGGTCCTGAAGGGCATCGGCGTGCCGTTGGAGTCCTTCACGGTCCAGGACGAGTCCGGCTTCGAGTCCTCGGAGCCGGGCGGGGAGACCCGCTACCGGATCGACGAGGACCGGATGTACCTGCCGGCCGTCCCGTTCACCAACGGGGAGCGACTGGCCCTGATGCGGGCGGAATCCGCCTGGGCCGGTTCGGAGACCGGCCATGCCGTGGTCCGGGCCCTCGGCCGGGTGGACGCGGGGGAGGACTGGCTCGAGGCCAGGTCGGGCTCCGACCATGAGGCCTTCGGGGTGCGCCTGGCGGGAGCGGACCGCTACCTGACGGAACTGGGGGACATGGTCCGCGACCAGTCGGTCGTGCGCTTCAGCTACCGGACCGTGAATGCCGAGCGCGCTGAGGACCGGACCGTGCGGGCCTGGGCGCTGACCAATCCGACGGGCGTCTGGTACCTCGTCGGCTGGGATCTCGACCGACAACAGCAACGTACCTTCCGCCTGACCCGGTTCGAGTCCGAACCCCGGGTGGCTGCGGCCGGTCCCGGCCATGACCGCGCCCCGCGCCGGCCCGCCGACTTCGACGTCCAGGCGGTCCACGACGTGGTCTCCGGGCAGCGCCAGTCGGCGTCCACCGTGCTGCACCTGGCCACCGGCCGGGCCGTCCACCTGCGCATCGGTGCCGACCCCACAGAGAACTCCACCACGGTGCCGGAGGGCTGGGACGAGGTCCGGGTGACCTACACCCGTCCGGCGGAACTGGCCGGGAGCATCGCCGCGGCGGGACCCCTGGCCAGGGTTCCGGACGTCGAGGACCCGCTGCGGGCCGCCGTCGTGACGTTGTTCGAGGGCGCCCTGGCCGCCCATGTGGCGGCACGGCCGGACTACACGCTCAGCACGCCGAAGCGGCGCCGCAACCGCAGGAGCGACCGGGACAAGGTCGCCGCCGTGGTGGACGCCATCGGGCTGGCGAATCAGCGGGACGGGATCAGCCGCGCCGAGCTGGCCGAGCGGCTCCACGTCGGCGATCGTGAGCTCACCGCCATCCTGGACGAGCTCTGGTTCTGCGGCATGCCCGAACGGCAGTTCGCCGGACAACAGTTCGAGGTCCTGGAGCAGGAGGGCCGGATCCACATCACCCAGGCCGAACGGCTCTCCGGCCCGCTTCGCCTCAGCGTTCCGGAGGCCGCCGCCCTGGCCATCGGCCTCCGTGCGGCCGCGGGCATCCCGGGACTCACGGACATCGAACGGCAGGACACTGCGTCGGCGCTGGACAAGATCCTGGCCGTGTCCGGTCCCGAGGTGGAGCAGGCGGGTACCGGCATCGTGGCCGGATTCGACTTCGGTCCCTTCACCGAGCTGGCCGGCCAGTTGCACGCCGCCGTCCGCGAACAGACCCTGCTCTCGATCGACTACCACTCCGCGACCAAGGACGAGACCTCTACCCGCGCCGTGGAACCGCTGCGCATCACCAGCGAGGGCGGCCACGGTTACCTGCAAGCCTGGTGCAGTTCGAGCGACGGCCGGCGAAACTTCCGGCTCGACAGGATCGCCGCCGTCCGCGAGACCGGGGAGACCTTCGACCCCCGTCACCTGCCCGTGGACGACCGTCTGTTCACCCAGCACGGTGATGAAGCCGCCGTGACGATCCACTTCGCCCACCGCATCCGTGACCTGGCCGCCGGATTCGATCCGGAGAGGACCGCCGTCCTGGAGGACGGCTCGGTGATCGCGGAAGTCAGGCTCGCCCACGCTGACTATGCCCACGCCCAGGCAGCCCGCTTCGGCGGGGAGTTCCGGGTGCTGGCCCCCCAGGAGCTCGTCGAATCCACCGTCGACTGGCTCCAGCGCGCCCGGACCGGATACGTCACCGGGAATTCACCGTCACCGGATGTCTCCACGGGCACCGGACCTGCGGCGTGA
- a CDS encoding NfeD family protein — protein MIEWVGDNLWVLWLSLAVVFAVVETMVLDLVFLMLAAGSAAALATALVGGEAWLQIVMFAGVSLLMLAAVRPTALRQLKKGSADQLTNVDSMPGRTVMVLEDTGSAAGLAKIDGETWTARSATGVTIPAGNEAEIDEVDGATLIIHPKAAIDWDSGTAGLPEGT, from the coding sequence GTGATCGAATGGGTGGGTGACAACCTGTGGGTGCTGTGGCTGAGCCTGGCCGTGGTGTTCGCCGTCGTCGAGACCATGGTGCTGGACCTGGTCTTCCTCATGCTGGCCGCGGGTTCCGCCGCCGCGCTGGCCACCGCCCTCGTGGGAGGCGAGGCCTGGCTGCAGATCGTGATGTTCGCCGGGGTCTCCTTGCTGATGCTTGCGGCCGTCCGGCCCACGGCGCTGAGGCAGCTGAAGAAGGGCTCAGCGGACCAACTGACCAACGTGGACTCGATGCCCGGCCGCACCGTGATGGTCCTGGAGGACACCGGGTCAGCCGCCGGCCTGGCGAAGATCGACGGGGAGACCTGGACGGCACGCTCGGCCACCGGCGTGACCATCCCCGCCGGCAACGAAGCGGAGATCGACGAGGTGGACGGCGCCACGCTGATCATCCACCCGAAAGCCGCCATTGACTGGGATTCCGGCACCGCCGGACTCCCTGAAGGAACCTGA
- a CDS encoding polyprenol monophosphomannose synthase produces the protein MRLLTIIPTYNEIESLPRTLDRLRVAVPESDVLVVDDASPDGTGDWADRAAVADPQIHVLHRTQKNGLGGAYIAGFHWGLDQGYDVLVEMDADGSHQPEQLPRLIEAIDRADLVIGSRRVPGGKMVNWPAHRKLISICGSLYPRIMLGLNLTDVTAGYRAYRADTLRAIDLDDVQSKGYGFQVDMTFRTALLGKKIVEVPITFVEREYGESKMSGNIITEAVTSVTQWGLAARWNVLKGKLGL, from the coding sequence ATGCGCCTGCTGACGATCATTCCCACCTACAACGAGATCGAATCGCTGCCCCGCACGCTCGACCGACTGCGTGTGGCTGTGCCGGAATCCGACGTGCTCGTGGTGGACGATGCCTCACCGGACGGGACCGGTGACTGGGCTGACCGCGCCGCCGTGGCCGATCCACAGATCCACGTGCTGCACCGCACTCAGAAGAACGGCCTCGGCGGAGCCTACATCGCCGGCTTCCACTGGGGCCTGGACCAGGGCTACGACGTCCTGGTCGAGATGGACGCGGACGGTTCGCATCAGCCCGAGCAGCTGCCCCGCCTGATCGAGGCCATCGACCGCGCCGATCTCGTCATCGGCTCCCGCCGTGTGCCGGGGGGCAAGATGGTCAACTGGCCTGCTCACCGCAAGTTGATCTCGATCTGCGGTTCCCTGTACCCGCGGATCATGCTGGGACTGAACCTGACCGACGTCACCGCCGGCTACCGGGCCTACCGTGCGGACACCCTGCGGGCCATCGACCTGGACGATGTGCAGTCCAAGGGCTACGGCTTCCAGGTGGACATGACCTTCCGCACGGCCCTGCTGGGCAAGAAGATCGTCGAAGTGCCGATCACCTTTGTGGAGCGCGAGTACGGCGAGTCCAAGATGAGCGGCAACATCATCACCGAGGCCGTCACGTCTGTGACCCAGTGGGGACTGGCGGCCCGCTGGAACGTCCTGAAGGGCAAGCTCGGCCTCTGA
- the tatA gene encoding Sec-independent protein translocase subunit TatA gives MAGLQGWQLVIIIAIVLLLFAAPKLPAMARNLGQSMRIFKSEVKQMKDDGTGKKDTSDSADGQDPEGSDAVEGRIVNGDADGTRNGRKTGTNDQQ, from the coding sequence ATGGCTGGACTTCAGGGATGGCAACTCGTCATCATCATCGCCATCGTGCTGTTGCTGTTTGCGGCCCCCAAGCTGCCCGCGATGGCCCGCAACCTCGGCCAGTCGATGCGGATCTTCAAGTCCGAGGTCAAGCAGATGAAGGACGACGGCACCGGCAAGAAGGACACCTCAGACTCCGCGGACGGTCAGGACCCCGAGGGCTCAGACGCCGTCGAGGGCCGCATCGTCAACGGTGACGCCGACGGCACGCGGAACGGTCGGAAGACCGGCACCAACGACCAGCAGTAG